Proteins encoded within one genomic window of Candidatus Omnitrophota bacterium:
- a CDS encoding AAA family ATPase has translation MKHIQRMLDIKLPARQSAFLWGARKTGKTTYLRNRFPDSLVYDFLKADFFLEVTKNPALLRERLLAKNEVALKHPVILDEVQKVPQVLDEVHWLIENKGLRFILCGSSARKLKRGHANLLGGRAWRYELFPLATPEIGQFDLLRALNHGLIPSHYLQDEEDCRKSLAAYIQDYLKEEVFAEGLTRNIPAFSRFFEAFGYSHGEITNYSNIARDCGVDSKTVKEYYQILVDTLLAIRIEPFKKRQSRQVITKAPKYYMFDVGVAGYLTKRRVEKAKGSEFGKAFEHFLLMEITAYRSYSRRDFEMNFWRTKTGLEVDFVLGAGEVAVEIKGTERVDGKDLAGLTAFTEAYAPKRAIVVCSEREKRMRGKIEIMPWRDFLRELWGRHII, from the coding sequence GCCTGGTTTACGATTTCCTTAAGGCTGACTTTTTTCTCGAAGTCACTAAAAATCCCGCCCTGCTGAGGGAGCGTTTGCTCGCGAAGAATGAAGTGGCGCTTAAACATCCGGTGATACTTGATGAAGTCCAAAAAGTTCCGCAGGTGTTGGACGAGGTGCATTGGTTAATAGAAAACAAAGGTTTAAGGTTTATATTATGCGGCTCAAGCGCCAGAAAGTTAAAAAGGGGGCATGCGAATCTTTTAGGCGGAAGGGCGTGGCGTTATGAACTCTTCCCGCTCGCTACACCCGAGATCGGGCAATTTGACCTTTTGCGCGCTCTCAATCACGGCTTGATCCCGTCACACTATTTACAGGACGAAGAGGATTGCAGAAAATCCCTGGCAGCCTATATACAGGATTATTTAAAGGAGGAAGTTTTTGCCGAAGGCCTGACGCGTAATATTCCCGCGTTTTCAAGATTTTTCGAGGCATTCGGATATTCACACGGTGAGATCACCAATTATTCCAACATCGCCCGCGACTGCGGAGTGGACTCAAAGACTGTAAAAGAATATTATCAGATACTTGTCGATACATTGCTGGCGATCAGGATAGAACCGTTTAAGAAAAGGCAATCGCGTCAGGTTATAACAAAGGCGCCTAAATACTATATGTTTGACGTAGGCGTCGCCGGTTATCTGACAAAGAGACGCGTAGAAAAAGCCAAAGGCTCGGAGTTTGGAAAGGCGTTCGAGCATTTTTTGCTTATGGAAATAACCGCTTACAGGTCTTACTCCAGACGCGATTTTGAAATGAATTTTTGGAGGACTAAAACGGGCCTTGAGGTGGATTTCGTGCTTGGCGCCGGGGAGGTTGCCGTAGAGATAAAAGGGACCGAGCGTGTTGACGGAAAAGATCTTGCCGGGTTGACGGCGTTTACCGAAGCGTATGCCCCAAAGAGGGCGATTGTGGTTTGTAGCGAAAGAGAAAAGAGAATGCGTGGCAAAATAGAGATTATGCCCTGGCGTGATTTTCTGCGCGAATTATGGGGAAGACATATAATATAA